The proteins below come from a single Holdemania massiliensis genomic window:
- the rseP gene encoding RIP metalloprotease RseP, with amino-acid sequence MAILYFIILLSVIIIVHECGHLIAAKCFHVYCGEFSIGMGPKLWSYKGKETTFTLRALPIGGYVAMAGEEGSEFEGVPRERTIKGVSHWKQIIIMLAGVIMNFVLAWLIFASIILINGSYNIAPKAVVGGVVAGSPAEAAGFAEGDVITKVVFADGTVVKPSNFYEILTYSMDNTDPVTYTLKRGGETLEKTVAPVYDEQEQSWLVGIKIPPATQVKTTLLNSGYYGAQYMGQTVKELITALTRLVKGIGFEDLSGPVGIYQVTEQQASLGLQNYILLIALLSLNVGVFNLLPLPILDGGRILLVIVEMIIGKPLNQKLEAGITAVGVALVLLLMVYVTWQDLMRLFI; translated from the coding sequence ATGGCAATTTTGTATTTTATCATCCTGCTGTCCGTGATCATCATCGTCCATGAATGCGGCCATCTGATCGCTGCCAAGTGTTTCCATGTTTACTGCGGTGAATTTTCTATTGGGATGGGACCTAAGCTATGGTCCTATAAAGGCAAGGAAACGACATTCACGCTGCGGGCTTTGCCAATCGGCGGCTACGTTGCGATGGCGGGCGAGGAAGGCAGCGAATTTGAAGGCGTGCCGCGTGAGCGGACGATCAAAGGCGTATCGCATTGGAAGCAGATCATCATCATGCTTGCCGGAGTGATCATGAACTTCGTGCTGGCCTGGCTGATCTTCGCTTCGATCATTTTGATCAACGGCAGCTACAACATTGCTCCCAAAGCGGTTGTCGGCGGCGTGGTCGCCGGTTCACCGGCGGAGGCCGCAGGTTTTGCGGAAGGCGATGTAATTACGAAAGTGGTCTTCGCTGACGGTACGGTCGTCAAGCCGTCCAACTTTTATGAGATTCTGACGTATTCGATGGACAATACCGATCCGGTAACCTATACGTTAAAGCGCGGCGGGGAAACATTGGAAAAAACGGTAGCACCAGTGTATGACGAGCAGGAGCAATCGTGGCTGGTCGGTATCAAAATCCCCCCGGCAACGCAGGTCAAAACCACACTGCTCAACAGCGGTTACTACGGCGCTCAGTATATGGGGCAGACCGTCAAGGAACTCATCACAGCTCTGACCCGTCTGGTCAAGGGCATCGGATTTGAGGATCTGTCCGGTCCGGTCGGCATTTATCAGGTCACGGAGCAGCAGGCCAGTCTGGGGCTGCAGAACTATATTTTATTGATCGCGCTGTTATCGCTGAATGTCGGCGTGTTCAATCTGCTTCCGCTGCCGATTTTGGACGGCGGGCGAATTCTGCTGGTGATTGTGGAAATGATTATCGGCAAGCCGCTCAACCAAAAGCTGGAGGCTGGAATTACAGCGGTCGGCGTAGCCCTAGTTCTGCTTTTAATGGTGTATGTGACCTGGCAGGATTTAATGCGGTTGTTTATTTAG
- the galE gene encoding UDP-glucose 4-epimerase GalE has product MSILVTGGTGFIGSHTTVELINAGYDVVIIDNLVNSCKGVVDRIEKITGKRPRFYENDLLDKAAVEKVFEENEIKAVIHFAGLKAVGESVTIPLTYYHNNLTGTLILCEVMKEHNCKKIVFSSSATVYGDPHKVPITEDFPLSTTNPYGSTKLMIERILSDVFVSDTDWSIMLLRYFNPIGAHKSGLLGETPNGIPNNLVPYIAQVATGKREFLRVWGNDYNTVDGTGVRDYIHVVDLALGHIKAVEYVLKNKGVEAVNLGTGHGYSVLQVKDAFAKASGKEIPYKIMPRRPGDIATCYADTVKAKKLLGWSAQYGIDEMCQDSWYFQQQNPDGITE; this is encoded by the coding sequence ATGAGTATTTTAGTCACAGGCGGCACCGGTTTTATCGGCAGCCACACAACAGTGGAACTGATCAACGCAGGTTATGATGTTGTCATTATCGACAACCTGGTCAATTCCTGCAAAGGCGTAGTGGATCGGATTGAAAAGATCACCGGAAAGCGGCCGCGTTTTTATGAAAATGATTTGCTGGATAAAGCGGCGGTGGAAAAGGTTTTTGAAGAAAATGAGATCAAAGCGGTCATTCACTTTGCCGGATTGAAAGCGGTCGGGGAATCGGTAACGATCCCTTTGACCTATTATCACAACAACTTAACCGGCACGCTGATTCTGTGTGAGGTCATGAAGGAACACAACTGCAAGAAGATCGTGTTCTCTTCCAGCGCCACAGTCTACGGTGATCCGCATAAGGTACCGATCACAGAGGATTTTCCGTTATCGACAACGAATCCTTACGGTTCAACAAAGCTGATGATCGAACGGATTTTAAGCGATGTCTTCGTTTCCGATACGGACTGGAGCATCATGCTGCTGCGCTACTTCAATCCGATCGGCGCGCATAAGAGCGGGCTGTTGGGAGAAACGCCAAACGGCATTCCGAACAACCTTGTGCCGTACATCGCTCAGGTTGCCACCGGCAAGCGCGAATTTTTGCGGGTTTGGGGCAATGACTACAATACGGTCGATGGTACCGGCGTGCGCGACTACATCCACGTCGTCGATCTGGCGTTAGGGCACATCAAGGCTGTTGAATATGTTCTGAAAAACAAAGGAGTGGAAGCAGTCAATCTGGGAACCGGTCACGGCTATTCTGTGCTGCAGGTCAAGGATGCCTTTGCCAAAGCCAGCGGTAAGGAAATTCCATATAAGATCATGCCGCGCCGGCCAGGCGATATCGCTACCTGCTATGCGGATACAGTCAAAGCTAAAAAGCTGCTGGGCTGGAGTGCCCAGTACGGCATTGATGAAATGTGCCAGGATTCCTGGTATTTCCAGCAGCAGAATCCGGACGGGATTACTGAATAA
- a CDS encoding FAD-dependent oxidoreductase, protein MKKITTSLLALLMILSVTACSSVQEETFEGSAQGYGGTVTAKVTFKADKMTSVAVVAPDETEGVGSRAVEELPEKIVAANSADVDVCAGATMTSKAILSAVKQAIGKKKGETESTTAMTEGTYSAVVAGHNGEMTVETTVDSTSILEVKIISHTETYGIGYGSVMTPVEVLPQRIVEHQTLNVDNVSAATVTSSAIKAGVRDCLTQAGASETAMSEAAPKANPTEAEYTVDIAVIGGGAAGLTAANTALDEGKTVLLVEKMGITGGSTVQSGGNIFAAGTTAQKANGVEDSAEDLNQFLMSYDEDQLLNAEMIQDYAEHIAEDLDYLADQGVQVTYVTTAQPTLTPNRLHLTSPKNEIASGIGGGITVPLTKSMLEKGGTLLLETRAEALLTDEQGQVIGVQAVNQSGETVTIHAHSVILTTGGYGSNPEMTARFASFNPIFNSAASSTGDGLTMAGEIGAQIFDSNGLQLQYVDFNTGETGSTASGLVVDMQGKRLANEHSYQSVSAEAFKRENSAVNYYITATKDGVCAEPYPTVQYGVTLENAVKASSLEELATLIKVDPSVLKATVERYNDLCAKGTDEDFAKPADWMIPVEGDTYYAFARYPVAAATFGGLVIDAQGRVLNQDNKPISGLYAAGEVALTGVFANVYPSCGLAIGNSIHMARNAAVTACGE, encoded by the coding sequence ATGAAAAAAATAACAACCAGTCTTTTAGCTTTATTGATGATTCTGTCCGTCACGGCCTGTTCTTCAGTCCAAGAAGAAACCTTTGAGGGCTCAGCACAGGGGTACGGCGGAACGGTAACCGCCAAAGTCACATTCAAAGCCGACAAGATGACATCCGTGGCAGTGGTAGCACCTGATGAAACTGAAGGTGTAGGATCTCGGGCAGTTGAGGAACTGCCGGAGAAAATTGTCGCAGCCAACAGTGCCGACGTCGATGTCTGCGCTGGAGCAACAATGACGTCCAAAGCCATCTTATCTGCGGTGAAGCAGGCCATCGGCAAGAAAAAAGGAGAAACTGAGAGCACAACGGCGATGACAGAGGGTACCTACAGTGCTGTCGTCGCCGGTCATAATGGTGAAATGACTGTGGAAACAACTGTGGATTCAACTTCTATCCTGGAGGTAAAAATCATCAGTCATACGGAAACCTATGGGATCGGATATGGTTCCGTAATGACACCGGTTGAGGTGCTGCCGCAGCGAATCGTTGAACATCAAACACTGAACGTGGATAATGTCTCGGCAGCGACCGTAACATCATCCGCGATCAAAGCGGGGGTCCGCGACTGTCTGACCCAGGCCGGAGCGAGTGAAACCGCGATGAGTGAAGCGGCACCGAAGGCAAATCCGACAGAGGCGGAATATACAGTGGATATCGCAGTTATCGGCGGTGGAGCTGCCGGATTAACAGCGGCCAATACCGCCTTGGATGAAGGCAAAACCGTACTGTTGGTCGAAAAGATGGGAATTACCGGCGGCTCGACAGTTCAAAGCGGAGGGAATATCTTTGCGGCAGGAACGACGGCGCAGAAGGCCAATGGTGTTGAAGACAGCGCGGAGGATCTCAATCAGTTTTTAATGAGCTATGATGAAGATCAGCTGCTGAATGCGGAAATGATTCAGGACTATGCTGAGCATATTGCGGAAGATTTAGATTATCTGGCTGATCAAGGCGTCCAGGTCACTTATGTGACAACCGCACAGCCGACATTGACGCCTAATCGGCTGCATCTGACCAGCCCGAAAAACGAAATCGCTTCCGGGATCGGCGGCGGGATTACCGTGCCGTTAACGAAATCCATGCTGGAAAAGGGCGGCACACTGCTTTTGGAAACTCGTGCTGAAGCGCTTTTAACCGATGAACAGGGTCAAGTCATCGGCGTTCAGGCTGTTAATCAGAGCGGAGAAACTGTAACGATTCATGCGCATTCGGTGATTCTGACAACCGGCGGCTATGGTTCCAACCCGGAAATGACAGCACGCTTTGCATCGTTTAATCCGATCTTCAATTCCGCTGCGAGCAGTACCGGAGATGGATTGACGATGGCGGGTGAAATCGGCGCTCAGATCTTTGATTCCAACGGTCTTCAGTTGCAATATGTCGATTTCAATACCGGTGAAACCGGCAGCACAGCTTCCGGCCTAGTTGTGGATATGCAGGGGAAGCGGCTGGCTAACGAACACAGTTATCAATCGGTTTCTGCCGAAGCTTTTAAGCGTGAAAACAGCGCGGTGAATTATTATATTACAGCGACTAAGGACGGCGTATGCGCTGAACCATATCCAACGGTTCAATACGGTGTCACTTTGGAAAATGCCGTCAAAGCGTCAAGTTTAGAAGAACTCGCTACACTGATCAAAGTGGATCCATCAGTTTTGAAAGCTACTGTTGAGCGCTATAACGATTTGTGTGCCAAGGGAACGGATGAAGACTTTGCAAAGCCTGCGGACTGGATGATTCCTGTAGAAGGTGATACGTATTATGCTTTTGCTCGCTATCCAGTTGCGGCAGCGACTTTCGGCGGCCTAGTGATCGACGCTCAGGGCCGTGTTCTGAATCAGGATAACAAACCGATTTCTGGTTTGTATGCAGCTGGAGAAGTTGCTTTAACCGGTGTTTTTGCCAATGTTTATCCAAGCTGCGGTCTGGCGATCGGCAATTCCATTCACATGGCTAGAAATGCAGCTGTCACAGCCTGCGGGGAATAA
- a CDS encoding LysR family transcriptional regulator → MKYFIKVAEAKSLSKAANELFISYQGLSKSLKNLETELGCPLFEKNRFAAKLTEYGEELYRSAKLIVGEWENLQLSLGQIQRRKNKLFHIGIAMGVDIPFPDFHRRLDQFLTNHSDVIMIDAWDSYCEEKLESGELDIAVTFGPVDEQRFDSTMLLQGSLAAIVDDHHPLAERDMLSIADLQGQKIITVNRYFRNYDILMQACLAQGFKPDIVLNTVNLTATLIACQDKNTIGISNNLSYFKKTVVGYRIIPVAGPNTTCQINLLIHSKQRKNKEILRLKQELMRCLFVDSESLAKELR, encoded by the coding sequence TTGAAATATTTTATTAAAGTGGCAGAAGCAAAAAGCTTATCCAAGGCGGCCAATGAACTGTTTATTTCCTATCAGGGACTTTCAAAGTCATTAAAAAATTTGGAAACCGAGCTGGGCTGCCCGCTGTTCGAAAAAAATCGTTTTGCGGCAAAACTGACAGAATATGGAGAGGAACTTTACCGGAGCGCAAAACTGATCGTCGGTGAATGGGAAAACCTGCAGCTTTCACTCGGCCAAATTCAGCGCCGCAAAAATAAGCTGTTTCATATCGGCATCGCGATGGGTGTGGATATTCCGTTTCCTGACTTTCATCGCAGGCTGGATCAATTTCTGACTAACCATAGCGATGTCATCATGATCGACGCCTGGGATTCCTATTGTGAAGAAAAGCTGGAAAGCGGTGAGCTGGACATTGCGGTGACCTTCGGTCCGGTTGATGAACAGCGCTTTGATTCCACAATGCTGCTTCAGGGATCTCTGGCAGCGATCGTGGATGACCATCATCCGCTGGCCGAGCGTGATATGTTATCCATCGCGGATTTGCAAGGCCAAAAAATCATTACGGTCAACCGCTATTTCCGCAATTATGACATTCTTATGCAGGCCTGTCTGGCACAGGGTTTTAAACCGGATATCGTATTGAATACTGTGAATTTAACCGCGACCCTGATCGCCTGTCAGGATAAGAATACAATCGGTATTTCCAACAATCTCTCCTATTTCAAAAAAACAGTTGTCGGCTATCGGATTATCCCTGTTGCCGGACCGAATACCACCTGTCAGATCAATCTGTTGATCCATTCCAAGCAGAGAAAGAATAAGGAAATTCTGCGGTTAAAGCAGGAATTGATGCGGTGTCTTTTTGTGGATTCGGAGTCTTTGGCGAAAGAGCTTCGCTGA
- a CDS encoding S41 family peptidase, with protein MPRYDQLFQEIVHTLKEDYAGFVMCQDHHDPRPYVHTIGTAFMQKTLNEDLFFRQVNQYLAETTDRNLRFQRRPNSDYQPFTNGFFTRRTGAVLTISEVREEDRLQPKDEIVAINGQPLSFYTETLNKKIFYAEEKERQLWTGFLKMADRISVRRNGQIHEVTLRRFPKREIVKTNTFAIEEGCAVLRIERIDETLEALVEAHQTALAEAQKVILDLRRCEEGWESSMLCLLPYILDHPMSIAEVMEGQGLLTHYTEKNCRRRIKQLEAMKSDPQLEPMISEMIEELKAKAGLGWILETEADWGVDEEELIHPVNAERRTVVILDFLTAGAAEELAELASQSARCTLVGRMSSGRYQTCNLISVVFDDQFQLDYPISRRKAWNKDQPRGVRCDIELAWTPQEWDEDLLMEAAKTV; from the coding sequence ATGCCCCGATATGATCAATTATTTCAGGAAATTGTCCATACTCTAAAAGAAGATTACGCCGGCTTTGTGATGTGTCAGGATCATCATGATCCGCGGCCTTACGTCCATACGATAGGCACGGCGTTTATGCAGAAGACACTGAATGAGGATTTATTTTTCCGACAGGTCAATCAATATCTGGCAGAGACGACAGACCGCAATCTGCGCTTTCAGCGCCGTCCAAATTCTGATTATCAACCCTTTACTAATGGCTTTTTCACCCGTCGGACAGGCGCAGTGCTGACGATCAGCGAGGTCAGGGAAGAAGACCGGCTGCAGCCAAAGGATGAAATTGTTGCGATTAACGGTCAGCCGCTGAGCTTTTATACCGAAACGCTGAATAAGAAAATCTTTTACGCGGAAGAAAAGGAACGTCAGCTCTGGACCGGCTTTTTAAAGATGGCGGATCGGATATCGGTGCGGCGAAACGGCCAGATTCATGAAGTGACATTACGGCGATTTCCAAAAAGGGAAATTGTGAAAACGAATACATTTGCGATAGAAGAAGGCTGTGCGGTATTGCGGATTGAACGGATTGACGAAACCCTGGAAGCTTTGGTGGAGGCGCATCAGACTGCGCTGGCAGAGGCTCAGAAAGTGATTCTGGATTTGCGACGCTGCGAGGAAGGTTGGGAATCTTCGATGCTTTGTCTGCTGCCATATATCCTTGATCATCCGATGTCGATCGCGGAAGTGATGGAGGGACAGGGACTTCTGACCCATTATACTGAGAAGAACTGCCGCCGGCGCATCAAACAGCTGGAAGCGATGAAATCAGATCCGCAGCTGGAACCGATGATCAGCGAAATGATTGAAGAACTCAAAGCCAAAGCCGGTCTGGGATGGATTCTGGAAACAGAGGCGGATTGGGGAGTGGATGAGGAAGAATTGATCCATCCCGTTAACGCAGAGCGCAGAACCGTTGTAATTCTTGATTTTCTGACTGCCGGTGCTGCAGAAGAACTGGCAGAGCTGGCTTCTCAATCCGCTCGCTGTACGCTTGTTGGCAGGATGAGCAGCGGACGATATCAGACCTGCAATCTGATTTCAGTTGTGTTTGATGATCAGTTTCAGCTGGACTATCCGATCAGCCGCCGCAAGGCCTGGAACAAGGATCAGCCACGGGGAGTTCGTTGCGACATCGAGCTAGCCTGGACACCGCAGGAATGGGATGAAGATCTTTTGATGGAAGCAGCGAAAACAGTTTAA
- a CDS encoding FAD-binding protein, which produces MSYKKGISRRDFIKGAAASAFGVAAAGLLAGCSSESTTPSATPDAPTASAPAGRITGYSGPGDWLGEAPVITDYAEEIDVDVVVVGGGHAGVQAALAAAESGMKVAVLERMEEDMFTWYGEDIGAFNSKLQQEIGFGTYDLGEVVNEFVTRSGGRCFPAIVKSYVHNSGPTLDHMLEVAKEMGVDPKAYTYDNTPDGWLIMQANMDYAKIQAGKDLYDCLRYDYPMTPGTKTWAATAQFMGQYNDQPIQGVAANSVLPLINQACIDKAVQLGAQWYYGTEAVVLLQNESKEIIGLAGKASDGRYIKYNTTKGVILCGGDYAGNADMCWALLNEYMERFERAGGEQPDFFSFMGGRKGEAVKMGCWAGGMIEPAPRGSMLLGGGPSGPWGCNAMLWLNSEGERFTNEGNLSAAQTACARQPEGTLCLVTDKKWLKSVCASGLEHGGPNAGRPQYYIDLINDMDALISGPEGGTVRGCTVAERMESTVIKADSLEELAEYLGYSGEAKEAFLASIEAYNQLCYAGKDTDFGKDASCMIPVDEAPFYAVKSAKNDKPTPMMVTMSGLVTDKRQNVLDMSGKKIKGLYAAGNCLGGRYGLGYSTPCAGNSIGMAVTHGRLAGQFISEE; this is translated from the coding sequence ACCGGTTATTCTGGACCCGGCGACTGGTTAGGTGAAGCTCCGGTCATTACCGATTACGCTGAAGAAATCGATGTCGATGTCGTGGTGGTCGGCGGCGGACATGCCGGCGTACAGGCTGCCTTGGCCGCTGCGGAGTCCGGAATGAAAGTCGCCGTGCTGGAACGGATGGAAGAAGATATGTTCACCTGGTATGGCGAAGATATTGGAGCGTTCAACTCCAAGCTCCAGCAGGAAATTGGTTTTGGCACCTATGATCTGGGCGAGGTCGTCAATGAATTTGTCACCCGCTCCGGCGGACGCTGCTTCCCGGCCATTGTCAAATCGTATGTTCACAATTCAGGACCGACACTGGATCATATGCTGGAGGTCGCCAAAGAAATGGGCGTTGATCCAAAAGCCTACACCTATGATAATACGCCGGATGGCTGGCTGATCATGCAGGCCAATATGGATTATGCCAAAATTCAAGCAGGAAAAGATCTGTACGATTGCCTGCGGTATGACTACCCGATGACTCCAGGCACCAAGACATGGGCGGCGACCGCGCAGTTTATGGGACAGTACAATGATCAGCCAATTCAGGGCGTTGCGGCCAACTCCGTTCTGCCGCTGATCAATCAGGCCTGTATCGACAAAGCTGTACAGCTGGGAGCGCAGTGGTACTATGGTACCGAAGCCGTGGTGCTGCTGCAAAATGAAAGTAAAGAGATCATTGGACTGGCCGGCAAAGCCAGCGATGGCCGCTACATCAAGTACAACACCACCAAAGGTGTCATTCTGTGCGGTGGAGATTACGCAGGCAATGCCGACATGTGCTGGGCGCTGCTCAACGAATATATGGAACGTTTTGAACGCGCCGGCGGCGAACAGCCGGACTTCTTCTCCTTCATGGGCGGACGCAAGGGCGAAGCCGTCAAAATGGGCTGCTGGGCCGGCGGAATGATTGAGCCAGCACCGCGCGGAAGCATGCTTTTGGGTGGTGGACCGAGCGGACCTTGGGGCTGCAATGCGATGCTGTGGCTTAACAGCGAAGGTGAACGTTTCACCAATGAGGGCAATCTCTCCGCTGCGCAGACGGCCTGTGCCCGTCAGCCGGAAGGGACGCTGTGTTTGGTCACCGACAAGAAGTGGCTCAAGTCCGTTTGTGCTTCCGGTCTGGAACATGGCGGGCCGAATGCCGGACGGCCGCAGTATTACATAGATCTGATCAACGATATGGACGCTTTAATCAGCGGACCGGAAGGCGGCACTGTTCGCGGCTGCACCGTTGCGGAGCGAATGGAATCCACGGTCATCAAAGCTGATTCTTTGGAAGAACTGGCGGAGTATCTGGGGTACAGCGGCGAAGCAAAAGAAGCCTTCCTGGCTTCGATTGAAGCTTACAACCAGCTGTGCTATGCCGGAAAAGACACCGATTTTGGTAAAGATGCTTCCTGTATGATTCCGGTGGATGAAGCCCCATTCTACGCTGTCAAGAGCGCTAAGAATGACAAACCGACGCCGATGATGGTGACGATGTCCGGACTGGTTACTGATAAACGACAGAATGTGCTGGACATGAGCGGAAAGAAGATCAAAGGTCTTTACGCAGCCGGCAACTGCCTGGGCGGACGCTATGGATTAGGCTATTCTACGCCTTGCGCAGGCAATTCCATCGGCATGGCGGTAACGCATGGCCGGCTGGCAGGTCAGTTCATCAGCGAAGAATAA